The window TTGTCGATTTTTACCAAAATATCCTGATTGCAATAAATAGAAACGCCTTGTGCCCCTTGCGGTAATCGCAGCATAGCTTCAAGAATCATTTCCACTATTTTGTCTCCCGGAACCGTGTTATCAATATTACAAATACGCTTAACGGCATCAGGATGAGCAATCGAAAGCCCGTAATGAGTGCTAAAAAACTGCACATAAGCCGGCATTACCTTGCCTTGCTCCATAGGCCAATTTTGAAGCCCCATGTCTTCGGTTTTAATCCCGCAATCCTTACGGCCTCGCGGGTAAATAAGATGAGCAAATCTGTTGCCGATTGCGCATACATAAATGGATGTACACTTATTGCCGGATCCGCCAGCGTTAATAACATTCTTATTTGTAAGCTTATTAAGCCTTACCGCAAGTCCGTTGATTTCCGCCTCGTTTCTTCCGTGGTCGCCGTAAATAAGTTCTTCTGCTTGTGTTTGTCCCATACCCTGCAAAAAAGCATCGGCCTCACTTGCCCTCAAAGCCTTAACGTTTCCGGAATGATCTGCCAAGTCCTTATCTACAATGCTGTAATCTTCAAGCATAGTGATACGGTCTCTGATCGTGTCGGTTGTTGTAGCTCCCGGTGCAATCCCCTCATTGTACTTTCTGTGTGTACCGCTTCTTAAAGAAGTACGTACAAGAGTATTGTGTATTGTACCGTCGTTTGCCTCAATCATAGGCATGTCTTTTAAAATCTCATTCGTTTGAGCCATAAGCTCTACGATATGGAACCCGTCCTGATTGTTAGCCCTTCGCATAACCTCCAATGCGGTCATACTGTCTGTCATCGATAAATTAGGCATTTATTTTACTCCTTATTCATTAAAAAAAGAAAAGGTACCTCCCTCCCGTGCCGACTTAATGCCGTTAGGTGTTGTTCCGTTTCCTATAACGGCTTTACTTTCACCTAATGCTTCACCGGCATTTATCATAAGTTTGACAAAACCCGGATCATAGGCAAGCCCTGTTTCTTCTAACTGTTTCATAACTTCACCGCCTCCTAAAAGTTTTAAGGCTTTGGTGTAGTTCCCTATTTTTTGCTCAAAGAGGTTGCCGTATTCTTTTTGTAATAAGGCATCTGTCTCTTGTGCTTTTTTGACAATGATTTCCTTGTATTGAGCCTGCTGACTTTGTCCTATGTTTAAGAAAAAATCATAAAGTTCCTTAGCCTGCTTGTCTGATAGGTTAGCCTTAAAAGCTGCCTCTGCAAATCGTTTTTCTGCTTCGTATTTCTGATCAAAAGAATACTTATCGGCGGCTTCCGGTTTCCCTAATCGTTTATAAAAAGCATCAAGCTCCTCTTGTGTTGCTTTTTCGCCCGGGATTGTGTGCATACTTCCTTGTTTTTTTTCAAGTTCGATGTAGGAATTGGCAAGGCCTGATATATCCTCGAATTTGGATAAAACCTTAACCGCTTCTTCATTTTCCTTTAATTCTTTTGAAAGCTGTGCTCCCCAAGCTTTTAAAGCATAAGTTTCTGCTTCTTTGTTAGCCTGTCCACCCTTAGCATTTTC of the Treponema denticola ATCC 35405 genome contains:
- a CDS encoding major capsid protein yields the protein MPNLSMTDSMTALEVMRRANNQDGFHIVELMAQTNEILKDMPMIEANDGTIHNTLVRTSLRSGTHRKYNEGIAPGATTTDTIRDRITMLEDYSIVDKDLADHSGNVKALRASEADAFLQGMGQTQAEELIYGDHGRNEAEINGLAVRLNKLTNKNVINAGGSGNKCTSIYVCAIGNRFAHLIYPRGRKDCGIKTEDMGLQNWPMEQGKVMPAYVQFFSTHYGLSIAHPDAVKRICNIDNTVPGDKIVEMILEAMLRLPQGAQGVSIYCNQDILVKIDKAAWSKGNAVFTKEDPWGDMITHIRSGRCRRVDAILSTEQALV